From Dermacentor albipictus isolate Rhodes 1998 colony unplaced genomic scaffold, USDA_Dalb.pri_finalv2 scaffold_17, whole genome shotgun sequence, one genomic window encodes:
- the LOC139052013 gene encoding micronuclear linker histone polyprotein-like: protein MTLEEGQAEKEAAPPRKTRAKRKPAAADDGGSPSEEAPVAKRPRGRTAKDPSKPTTGSRSVKPGTPKANATTASAKVRKASHEAARDADVNVPSTSKGLSQKAPKVRRKTHTRSSSPADASSVAARATKRRHRSRSHSHASSSHHHARRGRSRGGSRHSSGRGRGGRKHRGSHRGTSRTSSESTHGRKRGRRSRRHHSLSTSSAASTATKTGGRRRRHGRSNRSSSSRGGRRAKSKMAASRSSSRSRRAKRTSAAKAAKSGRRK, encoded by the coding sequence ATGACGCTCGAGGAGGGTCAAGCCGAGAAGGAAGCGGCCCCGCCCAGGAAGACCCgggcgaagcggaagccggctgctgccgacgacGGGGGCAGTCCATCCGAAGAGGCACCCGTCGCCAAGCGGCCGCGAGGAAGGACTGCCAAGGACCCGTCCAAACCAACGACGGGGTCCCGGTCTGTGAAACCAGGAACGCCGAAAGCCAACGCGACCACGGCTTCGGCCAAGGTGAGGAAGGCCTCCCATGAAGCGGCACGCGACGCCGACGTGAACGTCCCGTCCACCAGCAAGGGACTTTCACAAAAGGCGCCGAAAGTGAGGCGCAAGACGCACACACGGAGCTCCTCCCCCGCAGATGCCTCCTCGGTCGCTGCCAGGGCTACCAAGCGACGGCACCGCTCGCGTAGTCACTCCCACGCCAGCAGCAGCCACCACCATGCCAGGAGGGGAAGGAGCCGTGGCGGATCTCGACACTCGTCCGGCCGCGGCCGAGGTGGCCGCAAGCACAGAGGCAGTCACCGAGGGACGTCCCGCACCAGCTCGGAGAGCACCCACGGGAGAAAGCGGGGACGCCGCAGCCGACGCCACCACTCCCTGAGCACCTCGTCTGCAGCGAGCACGGCAACCAAGACTGGCGGGAGACGGCGCCGCCACGGCCGTAGCAACCGCTCGTCGTCGAGCCGTGGAGGCAGGCGTGCCAAGTCCAAGATGGCGGCAAGCAGATCTTCCTCGAGATCACGGCGGGCCAAGCGGACGAGTGCTGCCAAGGCCGCGAAAAGTGGCAGACGCAAGTGA